One segment of Prionailurus bengalensis isolate Pbe53 chromosome E3, Fcat_Pben_1.1_paternal_pri, whole genome shotgun sequence DNA contains the following:
- the TELO2 gene encoding telomere length regulation protein TEL2 homolog, with translation MDPARSAVRLTVREAIHTLSSCEDGGDVLSTLGSLRRYLSGAENPALPGEQEEFARVHFSALLRCLVGRLSPGWLGLLPNGQVEELWASFFLEGPADQAFLVLMESIEGAAGPSFRLMKMAQLLARFLSAGRMAAVMEGQCRQVTEPASPLLQETLLAKVVGLPDCLGNRLQRENLDAFLPQNYFPLLGEEMMRALQAVVDSLRGGWDCSVSFLSQVLGKACVRGRQKEMLGVLVPQLTVLTQGSCLWQRVCWRLVERVPDRAVEALLTGLVEVAAGPEVLSRLLGNLVMKNKKAQFVMTWKLLFLQYQYSTPMLQSLLGYLATDSQRRPLLVQALKGLLETWGSCSAVRHAPLAQQRYVSKAVLICLALLGEAELQDSRDELLTSLMAGVKSRLDSSLPVVRRLGMIVAEVASARLHPEGPPLKFQYEEDELSREMLALAAPRPAADSPLEASPAVTPEAAETPGSGSVDGGVPQALPEGSGSDLDSDDELVPYDMSGDQELKKSKAPTYVRDCVEALTSSEDWERWEAALRALEALVIRNPAAAREVSVELAKVLLHLEEKTSVEGFEGLRQRALVAVVVTDPAPVAEYLTSQFYALNFSLRQRMDILDVLTLAAQELSRPGRVPKAPQCDPRGPAPPPGSAVAPAWRAVVEERIRNKTRRFSQGSARRGRDARANQFSSVAGYFFFPLIQHFDRPLVTFDLLGEDQLVLGRLAHTLGALMYLAVNTTVAVTMGKALLEFVWTLRFHSDAYVRRGLLSAVSSVLLSVPAERLLADLPDELLETRSWLADVADRDADEDCRMLAVKALLLLEKLRDRLLPLASP, from the exons ATGGACCCAGCGCGCTCTGCAGTCCGGCTGACCGTGCGGGAAGCTATTCACACCCTTTCCTCTTGTGAGGATGGCGGCGACGTCCTCTCCACCTTGGGGTCCCTGAGACGGTATCTCAGCGGAGCGGAGAACCCAGCCCTTCCCGGGGAGCAGGAGGAGTTCGCCAGGGTGCACTTTTCCGCCCTCCTCAGGTGTCTAGTGGGCAGGCTGAGCCCAGGCTGGCTGGGGCTTCTGCCCAACGGCCAGGTGGAGGAGCTGTGGGCCAGCTTCTTCCTGGAGGGCCCGGCTGACCAGGCCTTCCTGGTGCTGATGGAGTCCATCGAGGGTGCCGCCGG CCCGAGCTTCCGTCTGATGAAGATGGCACAGCTCCTGGCCAGGTTCCTGAGCGCGGGCAGGATGGCCGCTGTGATGGAGGGCCAGTGTCGCCAGGTGACGGAGCCGGCGTCCCCGCTGCTCCAGGAGACGCTCCTCGCCAAGGTGGTGGGCTTGCCCGACTGCCTGGGCAACCGTCTGCAGCGGGAGAACCTGGACGCGTTCCTCCCCCAGAATTACTTCCCTCTGCTCGGCGAGGAGATGATGCGGGCGCTGCAGGCGGTGGTGGACTCCCTCCGAG GTGGCTGGGACTGCTCCGTCTCCTTCCTGTCGCAGGTGCTCGGGAAAGCCTGTGTCCGCGGGAGGCAGA AGGAGATGCTGGGCGTGCTGGTGCCGCAGCTGACGGTGCTCACCCAGGGCAGCTGCCTCTGGCAGCGGGTCTGCTGGCGCCTGGTGGAGCGTGTGCCCGACCGGGCGGTGGAGGCGCTGCTGACGGGACTGGTGGAGGTCGCCGCGGG GCCTGAAGTCCTCTCACGGCTGCTGGGGAACCTGGTGATGAAAAATAAGAAGGCCCAGTTCGTGATGACCTGGAAACTTCTGTTCCTACAGTACCAGTACTCG ACGCCCatgctgcagagcctgctggggtaCCTGGCCACAGACAGCCAACGGCGCCCGCTCCTCGTACAG GCACTGAAGGGGCTCCTGGAGACGTGGGGCAGCTGCAGTGCCGTCCGCCACGCCCCTCTGGCGCAGCAGCGCTACGTTAGCAAGGCCGTCCTCATCTGCTTGGCGCTCCTGGGGGAGGCGGAGCTCCAGGACAGCCGAGACG AGCTGCTGACTAGCCTGATGGCGGGGGTGAAGAGTCGCCTGGACAGCAGCCTGCCCGTTGTGCGCCGTCTGGGCATGATCGTGGCCGAGGTGGCCAGTGCCCGGCTCCACCCTGAGGGGCCACCCCTGAAGTTCCAG TACGAGGAAGATGAGCTGAGCCGTGAGATGCTGGCCCTGGCAGCCCCCCGGCCTGCGGCCGACAGCCCCTTGGAGGCGAG CCCTGCCGTCACTCCAGAGGCTGCAGAGACCCCCGGCAGTGGGAGCGTGGACGGTGGCGTCCCCCAGGCCTTGCCGGAAGGCTCAGGCTCTGACCTGGACAG TGACGATGAGCTTGTCCCCTATGACATGTCGGGGGACCAAGAGCTAAAGAAGAGCAAGGCACCCACCTACGTTCGGGACTGCGTGGAAG CCCTGACCTCGTCCGAGGATTGGGAGCGCTGGGAGGCGGCCCTGCGGGCCCTCGAGGCGTTGGTCATCAGGAACCCGGCTGCTGCACGCGAG GTGAGTGTGGAGCTGGCCAAGGTGCTGCTGCACCTGGAGGAGAAGACGAGCGTGGAGGGCTTTGAGGGGCTGCGCCAGAGAGCCCTTGTGGCCGTCGTGGTCACAGACCCGGCCCCG GTAGCAGAGTACCTGACCTCGCAATTCTACGCCCTCAACTTCAGCCTCCGACAGCGCATGGACATTCTGGAT GTCCTGACTCTGGCCGCCCAGGAGCTGTCTCGGCCTGGCCGCGTGCCCAAGGCCCCCCAGTGCGACCCCCggggccccgcccccccgcccggCAGCGCCGTGGCTCCCGCCTGGCGCGCGGTCGTGGAGGAGCGGATCAGAAACAAGACCCGGCGGTTCTCGCAG GGCTCTGCCAGGCGGGGACGGGACGCTCGCGCCAACCAGTTCAGCTCGGTGGCTGGCTACTTCTTCTTCCCACTCATTCAGCACTTTGACAG ACCGCTGGTGACCTTCGACCTTTTGGGAGAAGACCAGCTGGTTCTCGGGAGATTGGCCCACACCTTGGGGGCCCTGATGTACCTGGCTGTGAACACCACG GTGGCTGTGACCATGGGCAAGGCCCTCCTGGAGTTCGTGTGGACCCTTCGCTTCCACAGTGACGC CTACGTGCGCCGGGGCCTGCTGTCCGCGGTCTCCTCCGTCCTCCTCAGTGTTCCGGCTGAGCGACTGCTGGCAGACCTGCCAGACGAGCTGCTGGAAACCCGATCCTGGCTGGCGG ATGTGGCTGACCGGGACGCGGACGAGGACTGCAGGATGCTGGCTGTGAAAGCCCTGCTGCTTCTGGAGAAACTCAGAGACCGACTGCTCCCCCTCGCTTCTCCTTAG
- the PTX4 gene encoding pentraxin-4, with protein MLCTKVVEGGSSLPWHSSRAVGGKGAHSRRPRPVRVLGMGGPRTTLSVFLIFVSVYLHGVLSQEAGPAAQRKPFFERLRRLEEQFRRLQEVTLTHLRGLASNYNLSYDIDTRFQSLALETQAVALAVNRSQTAVQGDLSRLKTWMQKSQRRSRKLDSRLLALDSALSDRDRQLAQAGKEREAQGDGLASLGLALRALQDTVAGLTHLVQSQGARLAALEGRLQVAGPGAVAPGPTPALPPPLPPPLPLPQLGLPSPGSPKLQRGGQALRAPPEPGDPPQDFAGRLQGTREPPGPGSRRTRPPERPGETCNVGPVLVFPNASTQNVAFLSPGFPAGLRALSVCSWVRVASGHLGTLLSYATEENDNKLVLHGRDSLVPGSVHFVIGDPAFRELPLQPLLDGRWHHVCVIWTSTLGRYWLHVDRRLVATGSRFREGYEIPPGGSLVLGQEQDSVGGGFDSSEAFVGSVAGLAIWDRALVPGEVASLATGRGLPPGAILTLDDAHRVGGFVQRVNCSCLALCP; from the exons ATGCTTTGCACGAaggtggtggagggaggaagcTCGCTCCCGTGGCACTCGAGCAGGGCTGTGGGTGGCAAAGGAGCACACAGCAGACGGCCTCGTCCTGTGCGCGTCCTCGGGATGGGCGGCCCGCGGACGACCCTGTCTGTCTTccttatttttgtgtctgtgtatctgCATGGGGTTCTGTCGCAGGAAGCCGGCCCTGCAGcgcaaagaaaaccatttttcgAGAGGCTCCGCAGACTAGAAGAGCAG TTTCGGAGGCTCCAAGAGGTGACCCTCACACACCTGCGGGGCCTTGCCAGCAACTACAACCTGTCCTACGACATTGACACTCGGTTCCAGAGCCTGGCCCTGGAGACCCAGGCCGTGGCCTTGGCCGTGAACCGGTCACAGACCGCCGTGCAGGGTGACCTGAGCCGCCTCAAGACCTGGATGCAGAAGTCACAGCGCAGGAGCCGGAAGCTGGACTCCAGGCTGCTGGCCTTGGACTCCGCCCTGAGTGACAGGGACAGGCAGCTGGCCCAGGCGGGGAAGGAGCGGGAGGCACAGGGGGACGGCCTCGCCAGCCTTGGCCTGGCTCTGCGGGCCCTACAGGACACGGTGGCCGGCCTCACGCACCTGGTGCAGAGCCAGGGCGCCAGGCTGGCTGCTCTCGAGGGACGACTGCAGGTGGCCGGTCCTGGCGCCGTGGCCCCGGGGCCGACTCcggccctgcccccgcccctgccccctccgctgcccctgccccagctggGGCTGCCAAGCCCAGGCTCCCCGAAGCTGCAGAGGGGCGGGCAGGCGCTCAGAGCTCCGCCTGAGCCCGGGGACCCACCTCAGGACTTCGCCGGCCGTCTCCAGGGGACGCGGGAGCCACCAGGCCCAGGCAGCCGGCGGACCCGGCCGCCCGAGAGACCAGGAGAGA CCTGCAACGTGGGCCCCGTGCTCGTCTTCCCCAACGCCTCCACCCAGAACGTCGCCTTCCTGAGTCCCGGCTTCCCCGCAGGCCTGCGGGCCCTGTCTGTCTGCAGCTGGGTCCGCGTGGCCTCGGGCCACCTGGGCACCCTGCTCTCCTACGCCACCGAGGAGAATGACAACAAGCTCGTGCTGCACGGCAGGGACTCCCTGGTCCCTGGCTCTGTCCACTTCGTGATCGGAGACCCGGCCTTCAGGGAGCTGCCCCTGCAGCCACTGCTGGACGGCCGGTGGCACCATGTGTGTGTCATCTGGACGTCCACGCTGGGCAGGTACTGGCTCCACGTAGACCGCAGGCTAGTGGCCACCGGCTCCCGCTTCAGGGAGGGTTACGAGATCCCTCCAGGGGGGTCCCTTGTGCTGGGCCAGGAGCAAGACAGCGTGGGGGGTGGGTTCGACAGCTCCGAGGCCTTCGTGGGGAGCGTGGCGGGCCTGGCCATATGGGACCGGGCGCTGGTCCCCGGGGAGGTGGCAAGCCTCGCCACGGGGAGGGGGCTCCCTCCGGGCGCTATCCTCACGCTGGATGACGCCCACCGGGTGGGCGGATTCGTGCAGAGGGTGAACTGCAGCTGCCTGGCACTCTGTCCCTGA